The nucleotide window CGGACCCCCAGCTGCATTGTTCTGGGCCTTTGGCCTGTCATTCAGACAGACTGAAATTTGGAccaacagacaacatttcagacttgtctgtcctgtgacagtctgcttaaaattccttatttcctacACTGGATAGATATTGTATCATACAGATATTTTAGACATATTGTGTATGTTATGCATAGACATGCTgtggtcggcacggtggtgttgtggttagcacagtcgcctcacaggcctttggctgaggtgcccttgagcgaggcacctaccctgtaactgctcctcaggcactattagtatggctgcccactgctctgtgtgtgtgtgtgtgctcattgctcacgtgtgtattcactgcttcagatgggttaaatgcagagcggaatttcacaagtgtacgtgtgatgaataaagttgttcttctttaatataggtattgtatattatatatattgtctcatctcatctcattatctgtagccgctttatcctgttctacagggtcgcaggcaagctggatcctatcccagctgacgacgggcgaaaggcggggtacaccctggacaagtcgccaggtcatcacagggctgacacatagacacagacaaccattcacactcacattcacacctacgctcaatttagagtcaccagttaacctaacctgcatgtctttggactgtgggggaaaacggagcacccggaggaaacccacgcggacacggggagaacatgcaaactctgcacagaaaggcccttgccggccacggggctcgaacctggaccttcttgctgtgaggcgacagcgctaaccactacaccaccgtgccaccttatatatattgtatataacaGTTATACTAGTTAttataggtggcacagtggtgtagtggttatcactgtcacctcacagcaagaaggttctgggttcgagccctgtggccggcgagggcctttctgtgtcgagtttgcatgttctccccgtgtctgcgtgcgggtgctctggtttcccccacagtccaaagacatgcaggttaggatattcggtggctctaaattgaccgtaggtgtgaatgtgagtgcgaatggttgtgtgtcagctctgtgacgatctggtgacctgtccagggtgaaccccgcctctcacccagagtcagctggggtaAGATCCAGCCCGCCcgcaactctgtagaacaggataagcagctacagatgatggatggatggatggatggatggatggatggatattgtagATTGCATTTTTATTATCTTGTGTAATGTctatattgtctatacattttcttATATTACATATATTCACACTTGTATCGCTCGAGAGACACCAGCTGCCGGAATCAATTGTGAATATACTGGGGCCAACAAACAGGGTTCTGATTCGGATTTGGATTCTGATTCTGGTACCGCCTCGCCTGTCCCAGCACCACATCACTCGGTCGACGCTGTAAAGTGACTCCTAGCCGCTAGATGGCGCGAGTCTGTTATAGTAAACCAGCGCCTCCTCCGAGCCTCCCCCACCGACCGAGTCTCGAGCCTGCTCAGCCATATTGAAGTCAAGTCTCTTACGCACAACATTATTTTCCCACCTGGgttccaaaaaagaaaaaaaaacactccggATTCCGATTGGCTGGAGTCTTGTGATTTCGGTTGTTGATTGGTCAGACTGACTATGAGCGTCAATCAGTAGCCAATCATCAATCAAGAGGCGGGATTTGACCAAATCCGGGTAGGAAAAAGCGTTCTTTCGGCAGAGGAAGTGTAGCCCGCCATTGTGTAGACACTTTAAGCTCTTTAGACAGACACGGGCACTTGGCTAACTCTCTAAGATATTTTCTATACCTTGCTGCACTGacttagaaaaaaataaaaaaccgaAATTAAGTACGCAAGCTCCGGGGAGAAAGAAATGTCAGCCAGCAGCCTTGTGGGACAGGTAAAGAGAGGCACTTTATGAAGGTTTTACGAGCGCCGTAGTTAGcagtgactctctctctctctcagcagtgCAGCGGTAGGCCTGACCACCTGCTGTCCGACTCACGGGTCAATATAAATCTCTTTTATTTTCCCTTCTTTTCATCCTCACAACTCAAACCTTCATGAATCACCTGGACCCAATCCAGAGACCGAAAGGCCAAGGAAACAAAGGTaagcacgcgcgcgcgcgcacacacacggagtGAGAAGGCGTGAAGTTGCAGTGTGGCGGCTTGTGCGCGTGGGGGCTCAGGATCCGCGCTAATGCTAACGCTAATGCTAACTACACGACTAGCACGTAGGCCTTGTAGTTTACTCCATTTTCTCCAACTCACTTAAACACTCGCAGACTCCTCACTCTGTCTAGCAAATACGCTCcctgtctttttcttttttctgacgTATTTAGTCGACATGTTTGCTGTTAGTCTCGGTTATCGGAGCAGTGCCTTCCTTACGAGCCCGTGTGAGGGAGCTAATTAGCTCGCTAAAGTTGCTAACGGTCAGGCCAGGTTTAGCGGCTCTGAGGAAGTTCGCTCTCTCTCAGTGATGTGTAGTTAACCATGCTCCTCTAACTCAGGGGAAATTAAATGCTTTTAAACCCCCGTTTGTATAAAAATACAAAGTTGGCCAACTTTTTATGGATCTTTTTTGACAGGTTAGTAAGTGTTTTTTGTTTGGTAATCGACAGCTAGTCAAAACTGCATGCTAGCTGTCGTTACTTTGACTGACTGACATGGCTTCAGTCTCAAATAGTCCCTGTGTAGTACACATTTCATAAAGTGTAAAATCATGGATTATTATAAACCCTCCTCTTTCCAAATCTGTGCACCTCAGAGTATCTGACagtacgggttgttttacaatcagggtacgcaagctaaaaatcacatttaacacttattatcttcaatatcaaaaggcttgactaaataaacttggttgtttattgtagccctgtgataactctatttaccatgcaaaaaaaaaaattggtgataacgttatttttggtgaatgtatggcaatatgtcatatatttagcaaaattagtcgtgtcatttagaaaaagtgcttttttgaccacaggtagctccaaaagggatgcacttaaatcattctttataccataaaacacatatttggttccatatcattggaaacataaagTTTTAATgtggaatgccagtaagttttcagactattttgatcaaattagtatgtaattgtgtcaaaaaaacgtcctctccgagacagctaatttttcaatatgaaataacatatctaaaatgatttttcatcctaaaatgtggtcaagatattgggacataaatattagagacaactagcacaaagcttacagccttatatttaaaagcactatggaagtagtggattctgaattgtcaaaaaaaaagtcctctccgagaatcacttcatttgtttctcccagccctgcttcaagctacacttaatcttctttatcttatagcagattgcaCAAAACTATCATACACGcgtcaaaaaatgacctgaaatctgttctttaacttgtccttcacttaaactggtacaagaaccagtttgaatcagtttgaattttgacacaaactttgtaccctgattgtaaaacaacccgtataTAAATCACCTCTTAATAATCACAGCACTGACTTCTGAATAAATTTAACTATTTAAATAAACATATCAGgcagtgttttattattatttaattgcttAAGGTTTTTTACTCATGAAGTTTGAACTCCAAGAGTGAAAACAAGTGAAACTTTTTGAGCACCATGgtaaaataactgttttattcttaagccagtatctcagtgggctgcgacagcttgccaacgtcattcgcgagagagtttcaaaagtgtcttgaaacattcgtggggcttctcaatttcctcacatgagtcgcaaagtgacgctccttcatcgctgaaattttggACATTGTTCAAaagattcgtgcgacaaaatttctctcagagTAGCCGCAAATccatcgcgaacccttctcaagtcggtttccatgaggcttcctcGAATTCCCTGTCTGCCGACGGAAAgccaggctgcgacagcctgcaactagtttgagacacaacaattgtggtaaaatatgcgaatatcaattcagtgtgattccaagtgaaaattgtcactaattcagATATCGCAGTTGTTGGGTCTCCAACTAGTCGTGGGCTGTCTTAgcgcagtgagatactacccttagtttTGTTGGTCGTAACAATCCTTGGGTTCTGTTCACTTGGAAATGAATGCAGTGTTCATGAGTCATGAACAGAAAACGTTTGATCCATGACCCAGGTGTTTTTATAAGAACATTGGAGACACACagccatgtgtcatatttagctgtgtgtgagagagagaacaggtATCGACATGGAGAGTAATGACACATGAACCAAAAGTGAACTGGTCATGATCGCTTTAGATAAAAGTTCCAAACATTTTTAGTATAGTTAAGCATTAGTTTAATTAAAGTATATTAAGCAGGTACTTTCTGACATGAGCAGAGTGTATGGGTTAAAAACAGTTCAGTGTAAATGACAGCTTAATTATGCTTGTAATAACTAGAGTAACACACAGTGCTGATGGTGATTGATCTGAATCTCTACCAATTTTACGTTGTTAGTCATGCATCATCAGTGTATAATCAGGATCACTCGTGTAGGGTTTAAAATTTGTGTGTAATAAAACAGGTCTGTGTTTTTTGTGCCTTTTTGTTCAGCTAGCAGTCTGAGCATGTGTGATTGTAGACATTAACATGTGTTTCCGTAATATATTGaaatctttgggttttttttaatgtaaataatTAAAGCATGATTAAAGAGTTGACATGAACTTAAACTCAGGGGGGGTTAATTCTTGTTCAGAACTTTACTGTTGTCTTTTCTTGTGTGCTTCCTGCAACATGGACCTGCCTGGCGTGATTTTTATCTCCCTGTTTTACTTTCCAAACCACAAAGAAAATTGGTATTTTAACCTGCAGCAGGCAACGATTTTCATAAGCCACAAATATAAGGGTTGAAAACCCAGCACATGATTTTTCTCTTACGTGAAATGCatggattaactttttttttccttttgggtCATATATTTTGAGATACATTTCACTTCTCGCACACGTCACTTGTGAAATTGTGTTTGAGGTAAAAATGGAATTTGTGTGTGGTTATAGCTGAGGTTCAGTATATGTAGACTGTGCTCAGTAACCTCTCTTCTTTCCATCTTTCAGTGCAAAACGGAGCTGTTGCCCAAAAGGAGACTTTAAATGATGATGAGTTTGAGCCTTATCTGAATGCTCAGCCCAGACAGGTAGGTCCTGTTACACATCCACACAATAGAGGGAGCCTGGAGACACAAATGGTGACTCAACTATTGTAGCTCCTTGTTCGGTGTCTATTATCCTCCTTAATTGCATCCTGGTCATGGGCCTTTGTTTCCTGAATAGAATATGCTGTAACCACATTGTTCACTGTTTCATTGGAAATTAACAATTCAGAGTATGCACAAGGTGCATACGTTTTTTTCCCCAACATGAAGGATGCACGAAACAAGTCTTTGATTAGTTTCTCTATGTTTACGTTTGGTCTTTATGGTCACATTTTTGGTGAAAGCTACCCTTTGGTAGCCTACTCTTTTTGCAAATTGTGGGAAAAGAGACCAGAGGCAGAAGTATAGTGGTCATGCACAGCATCTGTGTCTATTTAGTTGtatagtgcgtgtgtgtgtgtgtgtgtatatatatatatatatatatatatatatatatatatatacatacacacacacacgggtttttttttttttttttattaaatcaaatttataTAGCAACTCTCAGAATGTTACTGtctgtttagattttttttttattaaatcaaatttataTAGCAACTCTCAGAATGTTACTGTCTGTTTAGAAACCAAGGAAAAAAGGATCTCCAGGTTCCCCTGTAGTCAATTTTTTTGCCCCcatttcttccttgtgtcataaATATGTACCCAGACCCATAAATAAACTTGCCCGTTCTCTTTTCTGTGTGTCCCATGTTAAATCAAAGAATGTACAAAGAAGAAAAGCTTTAGGTTTTTACCTCCACACCTTGAATCGCTGCTCtggagactcttcctgcattacatTGTACTTAGTTGGTCGAATGTATTTATAAATCTTCAATCTCAAATACAAAATCTGCTTACTCCTACATTTATTCTACCCTGAATGCCAGACTCGAAGCTGTTTATTTTCACCTATATACTGTGACACTTAGAGATGAGATCGATATGGCATCAACACTGAATTCTTGTAGCTTTACAGCATAACCCTTTCAGTGCCCTTATCTCATGTTGAAACAGTGGCATTCGGTACACAAATGCCAGAAACCCGAGTCAGCTGAAATGTGTGACCGAGCGCATTGAGATTTGCTAAAAATGAGGTGGGGCTGCATAATTGCTAATCACACCTTGTGAAAATGAACAGGGACTCTCCTCTACCTGCAGATGCAGTCTAAAGGATTCCTTTGAGGATCTTAGTGAGTTGTATGAGGACTTAATTTTTGCTTTGCAAGCTTAAACCTAAATTATTTTTGTCCAAAGCCTTACTGTCCTGCACGTTTTGGTGTTTGTTCAAAAAGGGTGTGTTAATGAACTGAATAACATGGATATGCGTTACCTGTTTGGTCAGAGAATGGAATTATTTGTACCATGTTAGAATgaggtttttaaacattttatatatttgCTAATGTTTGTTTATTAATGGATTGTTTCTCCTTCCTTGCAGAGCAATGCATATACGGCCATGTCCGACTCCTATATGCCTAGCTACTATAGCCCCTCCATAGGATTCACCTACTCGCTTAATGAAGCAGCGTGGTCCACAGGTGGTGATCCTCCCATGCCTTACCTGGCCTCTTATGGACAGCTTAGCAATGGGGAGCACCACTTCCTCCCGGACGCCATGTTTGGCCAGTCAGGGGCACTTGGGAGCAACCCTTTCTTGGGTCAGCATGGTTTCAACTTTTTCCCCAGTGGGATTGACTTCTCTGCCTgggggagcagcagctctcagggACAGTCCACACAGAGTTATGCCTACGCACCCAGCTCGCTTGGGGGTGCTGTGATTGATGGACAGTCTCCGTTCACCGCCAATGAGCCTCTTAACAAGGCTGTAGGGATGAACAGTTTGGACCAGGGTATGGCAGGGCTTAAGATCGGGGCAGGAGACATGACACCTAAAGTTGTTGGTTCTGGACTTCCTGGAGGACCTTTGAATCAGGTATCAGCAGCTCCCAGCATGCCCGGACCTTCCGTTGCACCTGCCAAAGTGGCATCCTGGGCGGACATCGCCAGCAAGCCTGCCAAACCCCAGCCTAAGATCAAGACTAAAGGCACCTTGGGGGGTTCAAACCTTCCCCCTCCACCAATCAAACACAACATGGATATTGGCACATGGGACAACAAAGGGGCGGTGCCAAAAGCAGCAACACCCCAACAGCCGGTATTGCCCACCAATGGACAGCCACCCAATCAGGCCTCTCCTCAACCAGCTGCACCTGCTGGAGGGGTACCGCAGCTTCCCCTCACCAACGGACAGCTTGCACCCCCCCCTGCTGTTGCCTTAGGACAGCATCCCCAAGCTCCTAATGGGCAACCAGGTATGGCTCCGCCCCAACTTCAAGGCCCACCCCCTCCACCACAACCTTCTCAACCGACCCGCTGGGTCCCTCCACGTAACCGTGCCAACGGCTTTGGAGACGCAGCAGGCGGTGCCAGCCAGTCCCCTCCCAGTGCTGGAATAGGTGGAGTCAGTGTGCCACCAGAGCCACACCCGGTCCTTGAGAAGCTGCGCCTTGTCAACAACTACAATCCGAAGGACTTTGACTGGAACCCCAAGCAGGGACGTGTGTTTATTATAAAGAGCTATTCAGAGGACGACATCCACCGCTCAATCAAGTACAACGTGTGGTGCAGCACGGAGCATGGCAACAAGAGGCTGGATGCAGCATACCGCTCTCTGGGCGGAAAGGGCCCCCTGTACCTACTTTTCAGCGTCAACGGTAGCGGTCACTTCTGTGGCGTGGCTGAAATGCGCTCACCCGTGGACTACAACACGTGCGCCGGCGTGTGGTCGCAGGATAAGTGGAAGGGTCGTTTCGACGTGCGCTGGATCTTCGTCAAGGATGTGCCCAACAGCCAGCTGCGTCACATCCGTCTGGAGAACAACGAGAACAAGCCAGTGACCAATTCGCGTGACACGCAGGAGGTCCCGCTCGACAAGGCACGGCAAGTGCTCAAGATCATTGCGGGGTACAAGCACACCACCTCTATCTTTGACGACTTCTCGCACTACGAGAAgcgccaggaggaggaggagagtgtTAAAAAGGTAATCATTCACACTTGCAGAAGTGAAATAAAGTTGTCTAGACTGTGGTTGAGCTTGTATAAATAACTCACGGTGTGGGAGTTTGCAGGAGTTTTGACCAACATTGTCATTTTGCCACCGTTCTCCATGAACTGTCTTTTGTATCGGTCACTAAAATGAACATTGCCTTCAACAAAAATATAGACATTTAATAATGAATGGCAGTGCTGTAAGTAAAGCGGTTGGGGTTGTGACATTGCTGGGGTAGAGGAGGTAGATATGAActgcaaccttttttttttttttttttttttagtggtggTCTTTTAGTAGGGAAGAATGACCTTTTTATATTTGATACTCTGCATGCTTATACAACTTCACAACAAAAGTTTGAAGCATAAAACAAGGGAGTTTTGAATATTCCTACATAATTTgaatgcattttgtttttatctcATTTGGCAATATGTGGTTTTCAGTGACTTGAAACGCGTCAGTAAGCTGTGCAAAAGCAACTGCTGTGCAAGACATTACCTTTATTTATATTGCCCTAGTGCCAGCCAAACAAGTGTTTATACATATGGATACTTTTATTTTAAATCTTTTCTGGCGGCTAGCCAACGCTCGTTAAGCAACAAGATGAACGTGCTATTTCAAATGGATGAACGTCTGGgatccatttaaaaaaatgtatttgtATAAGAAGAGGTTTATTTTAACGACAGAACATGATTCCCACATTGtcacatggcacaccttcagcactGCTGTGAACGGAGTTAATGAACAGAATAAAATGGACCAATAGGCCtacatgaaaaatattttaataaatggCGACTAGTAGCCTGAGTTTCTGATGAACAGAAGCAGATTAACAAAACTAAAACACGTATTGAATCCTCCAGCACAGTGTGTGTTGTGTAGAACTGGTGTAATAGTCTAGATCAGGGGTTCTTGACCTTTtctactttgaggcccacctattcatacttgtaaccagtcgggcccattaaaaaagatccccaattattttggctcatctgttctattagaatctaataatctattgtaaagcgtattaatgggatgcgacatcactccctgttacagatgggagctcaggaattaaataaacgcagtaaaaacaaactgtgtttaattgtaggtgttgtatttaaaacttTATGGatttgccagaagccaaaccatgtatgcaggacattctcagtcaaaagggattaatgatctaaaagtgtagtctggtccattaacacaagaacttattgccatgtttgtgttcagcaaacaagcaagttattctagatgaaagtcttccggatttacccggaaatccggatatttgacaaaactcttgaaaatctccgattttcccaatgaagaaatttatttttcggatttttcacgttcctagacgcggcgtaatactttgcatcgtccttgcatgggtgcggtccttaaatagcctaaacatacttcattgattaaagacaggtgttctttgttaacggcgcgcatgccggagctcgttaggcgtgcgcatgcccaaggcgcgccttcaggtgcacgagctaaggcgcgcaggactgacaccgttctgcgcaagtgcaacacaatcgcactagaaagcatggtcaagctgccagtgtagctgcagtctctttagttgtgaattacgagtatttcctcttgtgttaataattcgccatgtcaaaacaagcgaaactttcctcctttcgacgtgaagagaggtaaacaactttttatatacatttttttttttccatcaaagttgcattttgtggcttcgaagccaagttttagtgccgtttctagaacacatcaagaaaacgtggaagaaacagcaataatggaagagccgttttctaagctacctaaaactagcaatggtaatttttttgttacataacgcactcaggctgccagtcagtgtgtgacagacacacaccctgaaaaatcctagctacgcccctg belongs to Neoarius graeffei isolate fNeoGra1 chromosome 11, fNeoGra1.pri, whole genome shotgun sequence and includes:
- the ythdf2 gene encoding YTH domain-containing family protein 2; amino-acid sequence: MNHLDPIQRPKGQGNKVQNGAVAQKETLNDDEFEPYLNAQPRQSNAYTAMSDSYMPSYYSPSIGFTYSLNEAAWSTGGDPPMPYLASYGQLSNGEHHFLPDAMFGQSGALGSNPFLGQHGFNFFPSGIDFSAWGSSSSQGQSTQSYAYAPSSLGGAVIDGQSPFTANEPLNKAVGMNSLDQGMAGLKIGAGDMTPKVVGSGLPGGPLNQVSAAPSMPGPSVAPAKVASWADIASKPAKPQPKIKTKGTLGGSNLPPPPIKHNMDIGTWDNKGAVPKAATPQQPVLPTNGQPPNQASPQPAAPAGGVPQLPLTNGQLAPPPAVALGQHPQAPNGQPGMAPPQLQGPPPPPQPSQPTRWVPPRNRANGFGDAAGGASQSPPSAGIGGVSVPPEPHPVLEKLRLVNNYNPKDFDWNPKQGRVFIIKSYSEDDIHRSIKYNVWCSTEHGNKRLDAAYRSLGGKGPLYLLFSVNGSGHFCGVAEMRSPVDYNTCAGVWSQDKWKGRFDVRWIFVKDVPNSQLRHIRLENNENKPVTNSRDTQEVPLDKARQVLKIIAGYKHTTSIFDDFSHYEKRQEEEESVKKVEVQGSDPYSSNPSRSHYRLQDRQGRVK